In Bacteroidales bacterium, the genomic stretch CTGTACGGAAATTTTACCTTTAAGTTCATCAGGAACAGTAACGGTAATGATCTCTCCCGGTGCGGCATACAGCCCGGTGGAATACATAGTATGGTTCCTTGCTCCCGAATATCCTAATTTACTGACAATACTCCTGAGATGTTCCGGAACAGGCTCGTGTTCAAGAGCAATCATCTTCTTTATTCTCGGAGCAGAAGCCGGAACGCTCCCCGGGAAAAATACGGATGAAGGATGTGCCTTCACCTTTTTAGCCGGAAGTCCGGCAAGTTCCACGCATTTTTCATAAATCGCTTTTCGCTCATCTACCCTGTCTTTGGAAAAAGGCCTTTTTGCCGAGATAACAACAGTATCGGCCAAAGTTATTTTTTCCTTTGCCGATGCGGCACCTATCAATGAAACAAACGCCAATAACGCAATCCATCTTTTCATCATATCCTTAAATTTTTAATACTTAGCTCTTCTCCTATAGAAAAGCCGAATATATGGCTTTTGAAAATAACATACAATGATGAATGGACAGGTGCGTTTCTTTTTCACTGCTTGCAAGGTTTTTCAAAAATATTTTCCAGTTAGATACTTGTTGATTGTATCATTACGCTATTTTAGGTACATTTGCGCCGGAAATTATCTCAACCGGTACCGATGAGCCGAGTAAAAAAAATAAGTAAGATAGTTATTTTAACGGTTTTAACCGTAGTGGTTTTATTTTACCTATTGCCGAATGTGACCTACATTGAACAATCATTGGAAATCAACACTACTCCCGATAAGATCTTCGAATTGGTCAACAGTCCTGAAAAATGGACGGAATGGTATACCCCTCTGCGAAAAGACCATGAAGTACGGCTTCATTTTTCAGGTCCATTAAACGGCAAGGGAGCCAAGCTGGATTGGACAAGCAGCTACAGGAAAATGAAAGGCGGATCCATTTATATCAGGAATGCAAAAAACAACAGGAATGTGGCGGCTGTTGTTGATGTAAACGACCGGCATTCATCCATTATGACTTTCAAGATAAAACCAGTCAACAGGACCTCTTCGCTGCTGACCATCACTTCCCGGCTCAGTTTTCCCCAGGATAGCCTGCTGCATTATCTCCGGATGGTGTTTGACCGTTCTGAAGAACTACGGATCATTGATTATATCGAAAACATAGGAGAAGCTGCCATAAAAAAAGCAGATGGTATTCCGGTACACGTTCAGCGCGCAGATTCCTTCCAATATATAAGCATTACAAACCGTTGTAAATGGGAAGACCTGGCCCAGAACAAAAAAGACCTGTACCAAAAATTGCTGGCTTTTGTCGCTGTTTCAGGAATGAAAATCACAGATCGCCCTATTTCTGTATACCATAGGATAGAAGATGACCATATTATCTACGAAATGGGTATTCCTGTTGAAGGTTATGCGGAAAATTCATCCGGAGATATCTTGTGCAAGACCATGGAAGCTACAAATTGTGTCACGGCAGATCATTACGGATCTTATGACACCCTGGGGGATGCGCACAATGCGATCATGGTATGGCTGAGCAGGTTCGGAAAAGAGACAAGCGGGAATCCCTGGGAAATATATGTGACGGATCCTTTGGCCGAACCGGACTCTAATAAATGGCTGACCCGTATTTTTTATCCGATCAATTAGTCCATTACAATATTTCAGGAAGACAGATCTGAAAGTCCGGATGTTTTCATGTTGGAACAATGAAAAATATCACCCCACCTTCACTATTTCGCTGGCTATTCCGTGATGTAACATTCAGGATGCCTGTACAGGAAAAGATCATGTACCTT encodes the following:
- a CDS encoding GyrI-like domain-containing protein encodes the protein MSRVKKISKIVILTVLTVVVLFYLLPNVTYIEQSLEINTTPDKIFELVNSPEKWTEWYTPLRKDHEVRLHFSGPLNGKGAKLDWTSSYRKMKGGSIYIRNAKNNRNVAAVVDVNDRHSSIMTFKIKPVNRTSSLLTITSRLSFPQDSLLHYLRMVFDRSEELRIIDYIENIGEAAIKKADGIPVHVQRADSFQYISITNRCKWEDLAQNKKDLYQKLLAFVAVSGMKITDRPISVYHRIEDDHIIYEMGIPVEGYAENSSGDILCKTMEATNCVTADHYGSYDTLGDAHNAIMVWLSRFGKETSGNPWEIYVTDPLAEPDSNKWLTRIFYPIN